From a single Alloactinosynnema sp. L-07 genomic region:
- a CDS encoding TetR/AcrR family transcriptional regulator: protein MTVTERKRRMPRAERERQMMCVAEEIFAERGYAAASMDEIAERCGVSKPMIYEYFGSKDGLLVACIRAARTELAETATQAVIGATSAQDALRRGLVAFFQFADSRRRSWAMMVRNEVALAGTGAIDEIEAIRREQVELDAAMFAAFLPDKSPTELEMLAQIVVGACERLSIWYVSQDQVTAVEAAEQLLTVLWRGVSDAVMEL, encoded by the coding sequence GTGACTGTCACCGAGCGCAAGCGCAGAATGCCGCGAGCCGAACGCGAGCGGCAGATGATGTGCGTCGCCGAGGAGATCTTCGCCGAGCGCGGCTACGCGGCCGCCTCGATGGACGAGATCGCGGAGCGCTGCGGGGTCTCCAAGCCGATGATCTACGAGTACTTCGGTTCCAAGGACGGCCTGCTCGTGGCCTGCATCCGCGCGGCGCGGACCGAGCTGGCCGAGACCGCCACCCAGGCCGTCATCGGCGCCACCAGCGCGCAGGACGCGCTGCGCCGGGGCCTGGTCGCCTTCTTCCAGTTCGCCGACTCCCGCCGCCGGTCGTGGGCGATGATGGTGCGCAACGAGGTGGCGTTGGCGGGCACCGGCGCCATCGACGAGATCGAGGCCATCCGCCGCGAACAGGTCGAGCTCGACGCCGCCATGTTCGCCGCGTTCCTCCCGGACAAGTCCCCGACCGAGCTGGAGATGCTGGCCCAGATCGTCGTCGGCGCCTGCGAGCGCCTGTCGATCTGGTACGTCAGCCAGGACCAGGTCACCGCCGTCGAGGCCGCCGAACAACTGCTCACAGTGCTCTGGCGCGGCGTCAGCGACGCTGTTATGGAGCTATAA
- a CDS encoding NAD(P)/FAD-dependent oxidoreductase translates to MGKLIHTGVVIVGTGFSGMGMAIQLRKDGRDDFVVLEKAHDFGGTWRDNTYPGCACDIQSHMYSFSFEQKPDWSRSFAPQAEIWEYMRGVAQKWGLRRYTTFGVEVTGARWDAEESRWYVTTAGGDTYVGQYLVAGIGALHLPSIPELPGIEDFEGKTFHSAQWDHDYDLTGKKVAVIGTGASAIQFVPEIAPQVAELTLFQRTPPWVMPKPDHAIAPWAQTMFARVPGAQRGYRNFLYWLNEVRAVGFNGHQGILKYASKLAAWNIRRAVKDPALARKLTPDYVMGCKRVLVSNNYYPTFNRPNVGLDTEGVAEVRANSVVGRDGREHEVDAIIYGTGFHVTDAFDYLDITGVDGRDLAKQWSENGIATHNGINVTGFPNLFFLLGPNTGLGHNSVVFMIESQIRYVADAMKLVKRHNADAIDVRETAQEEFNQEIQRKLADGVWTQGGCQSWYLDAKGVNRTIWPGFTWRYWLRTRQVDPAHFELITRGKVAGKRTPVAAGR, encoded by the coding sequence ATGGGCAAGCTCATCCACACCGGTGTGGTGATCGTCGGGACCGGTTTCTCCGGTATGGGCATGGCGATCCAGCTGCGCAAGGACGGCCGGGACGACTTCGTGGTGCTGGAGAAGGCCCACGACTTCGGCGGCACCTGGCGTGACAACACCTACCCGGGCTGCGCCTGCGACATCCAGTCCCACATGTACTCGTTCTCCTTCGAGCAGAAGCCCGACTGGTCGCGCTCGTTCGCCCCGCAGGCCGAGATCTGGGAGTACATGCGCGGCGTCGCCCAGAAGTGGGGCCTGCGCCGGTACACCACCTTCGGCGTCGAGGTCACCGGCGCGCGTTGGGACGCCGAGGAGAGCCGCTGGTACGTCACCACCGCGGGTGGGGACACCTACGTCGGCCAGTACCTGGTCGCGGGCATCGGCGCGCTGCACCTGCCGTCGATCCCCGAGCTGCCCGGCATCGAGGACTTCGAGGGCAAGACGTTCCACTCGGCGCAGTGGGACCACGACTACGACCTCACTGGCAAGAAGGTCGCCGTCATCGGCACCGGCGCCAGCGCGATCCAGTTCGTGCCGGAGATCGCCCCACAGGTCGCCGAACTGACCCTGTTCCAGCGGACGCCGCCGTGGGTCATGCCCAAACCCGACCACGCCATCGCGCCGTGGGCCCAGACCATGTTCGCCCGCGTCCCGGGCGCGCAGCGCGGCTACCGCAACTTCTTGTACTGGCTCAACGAGGTCCGCGCGGTCGGCTTCAACGGCCACCAGGGCATCCTCAAGTACGCCTCGAAGCTGGCGGCCTGGAACATCCGCCGCGCGGTCAAGGACCCGGCCCTGGCGCGCAAGCTGACCCCGGACTACGTCATGGGCTGCAAGCGCGTGCTGGTGTCCAACAACTACTACCCGACGTTCAACCGCCCCAACGTCGGCCTCGACACCGAGGGCGTCGCCGAGGTCCGCGCGAACAGCGTCGTGGGCCGCGACGGCCGCGAACACGAGGTCGACGCGATCATCTACGGCACCGGCTTCCACGTCACCGACGCGTTCGACTACCTCGACATCACCGGCGTCGACGGCCGTGACCTGGCCAAGCAGTGGTCGGAGAACGGCATCGCCACGCACAACGGCATCAACGTCACCGGCTTCCCGAACCTGTTCTTCCTGCTCGGCCCGAACACCGGCCTCGGCCACAACTCGGTCGTGTTCATGATCGAGTCCCAGATCCGCTACGTCGCCGACGCGATGAAGCTGGTCAAGCGGCACAACGCCGACGCCATCGACGTCCGCGAGACCGCGCAGGAGGAGTTCAACCAGGAGATCCAGCGCAAACTCGCCGACGGCGTCTGGACCCAGGGCGGCTGCCAGAGCTGGTACCTCGACGCGAAGGGTGTCAACCGGACCATTTGGCCCGGGTTCACGTGGCGCTACTGGCTGCGGACCCGGCAGGTGGACCCGGCGCACTTCGAGCTGATCACCCGCGGCAAGGTCGCGGGCAAGCGCACCCCGGTCGCGGCAGGCCGCTAG
- a CDS encoding helix-turn-helix domain-containing protein, with amino-acid sequence MRIDAVTYQRVLGDEIRRLRKQRGWTRKDLNGRLQSEISLQTLATYELGTRQCSVVRFVEICLALEEHPHDLMARVHDRVFAGKALGGIKVDLRTIVRHQAQDLMPLRRWAAERLAEHTGPAPAEVHLDISAIERMAELCGLDTMTLVGRLTALRSPPGP; translated from the coding sequence GTGCGGATCGACGCGGTGACCTATCAGCGGGTACTCGGCGACGAGATCCGACGGCTGCGCAAGCAACGGGGATGGACCCGCAAGGATCTCAACGGCAGGCTCCAGAGCGAAATCTCCCTGCAAACCCTCGCCACCTACGAACTCGGCACCCGCCAGTGCTCGGTGGTGCGCTTCGTGGAGATCTGTTTAGCCCTGGAGGAACACCCGCACGACCTGATGGCGCGGGTCCACGACCGCGTGTTCGCGGGGAAGGCGCTCGGCGGGATCAAGGTCGACCTGCGAACCATCGTGCGCCACCAGGCCCAAGACCTGATGCCACTGCGCCGGTGGGCGGCTGAACGTCTGGCCGAGCACACCGGGCCCGCGCCCGCGGAGGTCCATCTGGACATCTCGGCGATCGAGCGGATGGCCGAACTGTGCGGCCTGGACACGATGACCCTGGTCGGCCGCCTGACCGCCCTGCGCAGCCCGCCTGGCCCCTGA
- a CDS encoding LCP family protein — MEYRPPPRSASRAGQGRPTPARTSTTERPAQPRITGRPHHSAPTERIADKAAAPVRRPRPQTRRPAAKAKPKQKMVGGKVFLALLSVLVLFATGYYSQLVDDFADGLNTGDFTEDTGEKPADGAVDILMVGMDSRTDAQGNPLSKEQLAMLNAGKAEGVINTDTLIMIRIPNDGGKAVGVSIPRDSYVDIPGFGKHKINSAYAREKLDSLERLRKSGVQGRDLEVQSNVEGGKKLIATVEKLTGAKIDHYAEVNLLGFYDITNAIGGIDVCLNKAVKDPYSGANFPAGQQNLSGAPALAFVRQRHGLANGDIDRITRQQTFMNGMAKKILSKDLLVPGSESLGKLQEAIKKSVVLDKNWDVMRFAQQMMGFTGGNLSFQTIPHGRIDLETPSDGSAIQVDPTDVRKFVGGILTGGAQPSSGASSSGQSEPTQAAKPTVTVLNGSGRTGLAAEVADSLTGQGFKTGETGNAAARAKTVIRYARGDKPAGEAVAGALDGTFLIEEDANLGKGKVTVLIGKDFPQAGQRLTGDPMVRLNGLAQPSQVACVN, encoded by the coding sequence GTGGAGTACCGGCCGCCGCCGAGGTCAGCGAGTCGCGCGGGCCAGGGCAGGCCCACTCCGGCGCGCACGTCGACCACGGAACGCCCGGCCCAGCCGAGGATCACCGGCAGGCCCCACCACTCCGCGCCGACCGAGCGCATCGCCGACAAGGCCGCGGCCCCGGTCCGCCGCCCCCGGCCCCAGACCCGCAGGCCCGCGGCCAAGGCGAAGCCCAAGCAGAAGATGGTCGGCGGGAAGGTCTTCCTCGCCCTGCTCTCGGTCTTGGTCCTGTTCGCCACGGGCTACTACTCCCAGCTCGTCGACGACTTCGCCGACGGACTCAACACCGGTGACTTCACCGAGGACACCGGCGAGAAGCCCGCTGACGGCGCGGTCGACATCCTCATGGTCGGCATGGACAGCCGGACCGACGCCCAGGGCAACCCGCTGTCGAAGGAGCAGCTCGCGATGCTCAACGCGGGCAAGGCCGAGGGCGTGATCAACACCGACACGCTGATCATGATCCGCATCCCGAACGACGGCGGGAAGGCGGTCGGTGTCTCGATCCCCCGCGACTCGTACGTCGACATCCCCGGCTTCGGCAAACACAAGATCAACTCGGCCTACGCGCGGGAGAAGCTGGACTCCCTCGAACGGTTGCGGAAGAGCGGCGTGCAGGGCCGTGACCTGGAGGTCCAGTCCAACGTCGAGGGCGGCAAGAAGCTGATCGCCACCGTCGAGAAACTGACCGGCGCCAAGATCGACCACTACGCCGAGGTCAACCTGCTCGGCTTCTACGACATCACCAACGCCATCGGCGGCATCGACGTGTGCCTGAACAAGGCCGTCAAGGACCCGTACTCCGGCGCCAACTTCCCCGCCGGCCAGCAAAACCTCTCCGGCGCGCCCGCGTTGGCCTTCGTCCGGCAGCGGCACGGGCTGGCCAACGGCGATATCGACCGCATCACGCGTCAGCAGACCTTCATGAACGGCATGGCCAAGAAGATCCTTTCCAAGGACCTGCTGGTCCCCGGGTCGGAGTCGCTGGGGAAGCTGCAGGAGGCGATCAAGAAGTCGGTCGTGCTGGACAAGAACTGGGACGTCATGCGCTTCGCCCAGCAGATGATGGGCTTCACCGGCGGCAACCTCTCGTTCCAGACCATCCCGCACGGCCGCATCGATCTGGAAACCCCCTCCGACGGCTCGGCGATCCAGGTCGACCCCACCGACGTGCGCAAGTTCGTCGGGGGCATCCTCACCGGCGGCGCGCAGCCGTCTTCCGGCGCGAGCAGCAGCGGCCAAAGTGAGCCAACCCAGGCGGCGAAGCCGACGGTGACCGTGCTCAACGGCTCCGGCCGCACCGGCCTGGCCGCCGAGGTCGCCGACTCGCTGACCGGCCAGGGCTTCAAGACCGGGGAAACCGGCAACGCCGCCGCCAGGGCCAAAACCGTCATCCGCTACGCCCGCGGCGACAAACCCGCGGGCGAGGCCGTCGCGGGCGCCCTCGACGGGACGTTCCTGATCGAGGAGGACGCGAACCTCGGGAAGGGGAAGGTCACCGTGCTCATCGGCAAGGACTTCCCCCAGGCAGGCCAGCGGCTGACCGGCGACCCCATGGTCCGCCTGAACGGTCTGGCCCAGCCCTCGCAGGTCGCCTGCGTCAACTAG
- a CDS encoding BTAD domain-containing putative transcriptional regulator — protein MGGDSPGTFGEVLRFHRLRARLTQQELAERSGLSVRALRYIERGGVDRPRPESVRRLAAAVGVSPDDTEFHEAAVRQAVARRVRVGILGPLTVEFGDRPIEVGALKLRSLLGLLALRAATAVRHAEIIDVLWGDDPPDSCLSLVHTYVSRLRRTLAGPDKDAQELITSVPGGYRLDLGTNQLDLVRFDDLVTQGQGLRVSQPERAADQYEDALACWRGPLLADLPARLRQHPAAVAMAARRRDAAIAHADLGLQLGRYDEVVSSTRGLTHDEPLHEGLHARLILGLAGTGEQAAALGVFADIRARLDEDLGVEPGAEIRAAHLKVLRSGQTEHLSPRPPAQLPAETPGFVGRAVALERLDGFLQDIDGHAVIIAVSGSAGVGKTALAVRWAHRVRSRFPDGQLSVNLHGFASANPPTTQVVLVRFLHALGVAPERVPADADEAAGLYRTMLTGKRVLILLDNAATAEQIRPLLPGSAGCLVLVTSRDRLTGLTARDGAHQLPLDVLAPQESVELLGRLVGVARTRREARAAAEMADTCAHLPLALRIAGANLAIRPLTTIADYTGELRDRGRMAGLTVAGDESAAVRVAFDLSYARLAPAARRLFRLLGLVPGNDIDPRGAAALVDASPEEAARLLRVLDHGNLIREHAPGRYTFHDLLRDYAANRAGHADDGDDRSAALTRLFGHYLRSVRAQSAMLWQVEPTAAPGGGEQAAIAWLDAERGNLVAATLKAGAVGLPSYAWRFAEALRGYFINRGHGSDGIAVCTAALAAARGAGDTDAEASVHELLGQIHAILSDYDNAGEHLQWALELSRSTGNRVIEASALYNMARAHSVCGRPAQALTVCEESLHIYRAIGNRRGEATALNYLGINLLLLGRPETAVQRHTEALELSARIGHRQIEAAAAQGLGLTYWALGDLARADQCYRDALAVCRKYGYRLGEVSMLVCLAETGSDMGTFADAHALVRQALDQTRALGERRHEVSGLDILATIQLRTGEWSAAAMHYADALALAGSIRYSFGEASVLTGLCALNRRTGDPAGAVDFGLRALGLIRDTGMRLLEGRTLTEIAHAYLDAGDPAAAEEYIELGMSVTTRAGQRLAQARAHHVRALIRHRAGNVLGAQEDWRAALGVFDELNVPEAAHVRALLSAARQLEH, from the coding sequence ATGGGTGGGGACTCGCCGGGCACGTTCGGCGAGGTACTCCGCTTCCACCGGCTGCGCGCCAGGCTCACCCAGCAGGAACTCGCCGAGCGGTCCGGGCTGAGTGTCCGGGCACTTCGCTACATCGAGCGCGGCGGTGTCGACCGGCCCCGGCCGGAGTCGGTGCGCAGGCTGGCCGCCGCGGTCGGGGTGTCCCCCGACGACACCGAGTTCCACGAGGCGGCCGTGCGGCAGGCGGTCGCGCGGCGGGTGCGGGTCGGCATCCTGGGGCCGCTGACCGTGGAATTCGGTGACCGCCCGATCGAGGTCGGCGCGCTCAAGCTGCGGTCACTCCTGGGGCTGTTGGCGCTGCGCGCGGCCACGGCGGTGCGGCACGCGGAGATCATCGACGTCCTGTGGGGCGACGACCCGCCCGACAGCTGCCTGAGCCTTGTGCACACCTATGTCTCCAGGCTCCGCCGCACCCTCGCGGGCCCGGACAAGGACGCCCAGGAGCTCATCACCTCCGTTCCTGGCGGCTACCGGCTCGACCTCGGCACCAACCAGCTCGACCTGGTCCGATTCGACGACCTGGTCACCCAGGGGCAGGGGCTGCGGGTGAGCCAGCCCGAGCGCGCCGCCGACCAGTACGAGGACGCCCTGGCCTGCTGGCGCGGTCCGCTGCTGGCCGACCTGCCCGCCCGCCTGCGCCAGCACCCGGCCGCCGTCGCGATGGCCGCGCGCCGCCGCGACGCCGCGATCGCCCACGCCGACCTTGGCCTGCAGCTCGGCCGCTATGACGAGGTGGTGAGCAGCACCCGCGGCCTGACCCACGACGAACCGCTGCACGAGGGACTGCACGCCCGGCTGATCCTCGGCCTGGCCGGGACCGGCGAGCAGGCCGCCGCGCTCGGCGTGTTCGCCGACATCCGGGCCCGGCTCGACGAGGACCTCGGTGTCGAGCCCGGCGCGGAGATCCGCGCCGCCCACCTGAAGGTGCTGCGCAGCGGCCAGACCGAACACCTCAGCCCGCGCCCACCCGCGCAGCTGCCCGCCGAGACCCCCGGGTTCGTCGGCCGGGCGGTCGCCCTGGAGCGGCTCGACGGGTTCCTGCAGGACATCGACGGGCACGCGGTGATCATCGCGGTGTCCGGCAGCGCCGGAGTGGGCAAGACCGCGCTGGCCGTGCGCTGGGCCCACCGGGTCCGCTCGCGCTTCCCCGACGGCCAGCTCAGCGTCAACCTGCACGGATTCGCCTCGGCCAACCCGCCGACCACGCAGGTGGTGCTGGTCCGGTTCCTGCACGCGCTCGGCGTGGCCCCGGAGCGGGTCCCGGCCGACGCCGACGAGGCCGCCGGGCTGTACCGGACGATGCTCACCGGCAAGCGCGTGCTGATCCTGCTCGACAACGCCGCCACCGCCGAGCAGATCCGCCCGCTGCTGCCCGGGTCGGCGGGCTGTCTCGTCCTGGTGACCAGCCGCGACCGGCTCACCGGCCTGACCGCGCGCGACGGCGCCCACCAGCTCCCGCTCGACGTGCTGGCCCCGCAGGAGTCCGTCGAGCTGCTTGGCAGGCTCGTCGGCGTCGCCCGCACCCGGCGGGAGGCGCGCGCCGCGGCCGAGATGGCCGACACCTGCGCACATCTGCCGCTCGCGCTGCGCATCGCGGGCGCCAACCTGGCCATCCGCCCGCTGACCACCATCGCCGACTACACCGGTGAGCTGCGCGACCGCGGCCGGATGGCGGGCCTGACCGTGGCGGGCGACGAGTCGGCCGCCGTCCGGGTCGCCTTCGACCTGTCCTACGCCCGCCTCGCCCCGGCCGCGCGCAGGCTGTTCCGGCTGCTCGGCCTGGTCCCCGGCAACGACATCGACCCACGCGGCGCCGCGGCGCTGGTGGACGCGTCGCCGGAGGAGGCCGCGCGGCTGCTGCGCGTGCTCGACCACGGCAACCTGATCCGCGAGCACGCCCCCGGCCGCTACACCTTCCACGACCTGCTGCGCGACTACGCGGCCAACCGGGCAGGCCACGCCGACGACGGCGACGACCGGTCCGCCGCGCTCACCCGGCTGTTCGGCCACTACCTGCGGTCGGTCCGCGCGCAGAGCGCGATGCTGTGGCAGGTCGAGCCCACCGCCGCCCCGGGCGGCGGCGAACAGGCCGCGATCGCCTGGCTAGACGCCGAACGCGGCAACCTCGTCGCCGCCACCCTCAAGGCGGGCGCCGTCGGCCTGCCCAGCTACGCCTGGCGTTTCGCCGAGGCCCTGCGCGGCTACTTCATCAACCGCGGCCACGGCAGCGACGGCATCGCCGTGTGCACCGCCGCCCTCGCCGCGGCCCGAGGCGCGGGCGACACCGACGCCGAGGCGTCGGTGCACGAGCTGCTCGGGCAGATCCACGCCATCCTCAGCGACTACGACAACGCGGGCGAACACCTCCAGTGGGCCCTGGAACTCAGCCGCAGCACCGGAAACCGCGTCATCGAGGCCTCGGCGCTCTACAACATGGCCCGCGCCCACTCGGTGTGCGGCAGACCCGCCCAGGCCTTGACGGTGTGCGAGGAGTCGCTGCATATCTACCGCGCCATCGGCAACCGCCGCGGCGAGGCCACCGCGCTCAACTACCTGGGGATCAACCTACTTCTCCTGGGCCGCCCGGAAACCGCCGTCCAGCGACACACCGAGGCACTGGAACTGAGCGCCCGCATCGGCCACCGCCAAATCGAAGCCGCCGCCGCCCAGGGCCTCGGCCTGACCTACTGGGCACTCGGCGACCTCGCCCGAGCCGACCAGTGCTACCGCGACGCGCTCGCGGTGTGCCGAAAGTACGGATACCGACTGGGCGAGGTCAGCATGCTGGTCTGCCTGGCCGAGACCGGAAGCGACATGGGCACCTTCGCCGACGCCCACGCCTTGGTCCGTCAGGCCCTCGACCAGACCAGGGCGTTGGGGGAGCGGCGGCACGAGGTCAGCGGCCTCGACATCCTGGCCACCATCCAGTTGCGAACAGGCGAATGGTCAGCGGCGGCCATGCATTACGCGGACGCACTCGCCTTGGCGGGCAGCATCCGCTACAGCTTCGGCGAGGCATCTGTCCTGACTGGACTGTGCGCGCTGAACCGCCGCACCGGCGACCCGGCGGGCGCCGTCGACTTCGGCCTGCGTGCGCTTGGCCTGATCCGGGACACCGGCATGCGACTGCTGGAGGGGCGGACACTGACCGAGATCGCCCACGCCTACCTTGACGCGGGTGACCCGGCCGCCGCGGAGGAGTACATCGAACTGGGGATGTCGGTGACCACGCGTGCGGGGCAGCGGTTGGCCCAGGCGAGGGCACATCACGTCAGGGCGCTGATAAGGCACCGGGCGGGGAATGTCTTGGGGGCGCAGGAGGACTGGCGAGCGGCTTTGGGTGTCTTTGACGAACTGAATGTCCCGGAGGCAGCACACGTCCGGGCTCTGCTGTCTGCCGCAAGGCAGTTGGAGCACTAG
- a CDS encoding MFS transporter, which translates to MFAVLANREFRALWFTEAMSVAGDQLTRVALAILVFTRTGSALWSAGIYALTFLPALAGGLGLSHFADRYRRRTLMVVCSAAQAVLVGLMAIPNMPLWVLFILVIGVPLIQSPAVAAQNATTREIFDEDDLYFRSQELRGITTNTMLLIGLGGGGLLVAWIGTSWALAIDAATFALAALIVRRWVGNRPPAGSKQDHWLAGARFVFGDRRLRILITLSWLVGLAVIPEGLAAPLAAEIGAPSKAVGLLLAADPLGFIVGTFLISRYVPVSARPRVIGVLAAASVAVLTLFVLQPNLIFALLLLFLAGAVGAYQITVMSLFNTIVPNEIRGGAFGAARTGLRVAQGLGVGLGGAVAQLIGSSANTIALAGALGVVIAIPATIAWSRAQRAANTELTARTPRTGVPAPQTT; encoded by the coding sequence ATGTTCGCGGTGTTAGCGAACCGAGAGTTCCGCGCGCTCTGGTTCACCGAGGCCATGTCCGTCGCAGGCGACCAGCTGACCAGAGTCGCGCTGGCGATACTGGTGTTCACCCGCACCGGGTCGGCGCTCTGGTCGGCCGGAATCTACGCGTTGACCTTCCTGCCCGCGCTGGCGGGCGGGCTCGGCCTGTCCCATTTCGCCGACCGCTACCGCAGGCGAACTCTGATGGTGGTGTGCTCGGCCGCCCAGGCGGTGCTGGTTGGCCTGATGGCCATCCCGAACATGCCACTGTGGGTGCTGTTCATCCTGGTCATCGGCGTCCCGTTGATCCAGTCACCGGCCGTCGCCGCCCAGAACGCCACCACCCGCGAGATCTTCGACGAGGACGACCTCTACTTCCGCAGCCAGGAGCTGCGCGGCATCACGACCAACACGATGCTCCTGATCGGCCTCGGCGGCGGCGGCCTGCTGGTGGCCTGGATCGGCACCTCTTGGGCCCTGGCCATCGACGCCGCCACCTTCGCCCTGGCCGCCCTCATCGTGCGCCGCTGGGTCGGCAACCGCCCACCCGCGGGCAGCAAACAGGACCACTGGCTCGCAGGCGCCCGCTTCGTCTTCGGCGACCGACGACTCCGCATCCTGATCACACTGTCCTGGCTGGTCGGCCTGGCCGTGATCCCCGAAGGACTCGCCGCCCCCCTGGCCGCCGAGATCGGCGCCCCATCCAAGGCGGTCGGCCTGCTCCTGGCCGCCGACCCCCTCGGCTTCATCGTCGGCACCTTCCTGATCTCCAGGTACGTGCCGGTGTCAGCCCGCCCCCGGGTCATCGGTGTCCTGGCAGCGGCCTCCGTGGCGGTCCTGACCTTGTTCGTACTCCAGCCGAACCTGATCTTCGCCCTCCTCCTGCTCTTCCTCGCGGGAGCCGTCGGCGCCTACCAGATCACCGTCATGAGCCTCTTCAACACCATCGTCCCCAACGAAATCCGCGGCGGCGCCTTCGGCGCGGCCCGCACCGGCCTTCGAGTAGCCCAAGGCCTAGGCGTCGGCCTAGGCGGTGCCGTGGCCCAATTGATCGGGTCCTCGGCCAACACCATCGCCTTGGCAGGGGCACTGGGCGTCGTCATAGCCATCCCCGCCACCATCGCCTGGTCCCGAGCCCAACGCGCGGCCAATACAGAATTAACAGCCAGAACCCCCCGCACCGGCGTCCCCGCCCCCCAGACAACCTGA
- a CDS encoding diguanylate cyclase, whose protein sequence is MDWRRLAVLIAAGAAHLWISRRTEETRRDGGTGPHMDTSVVWILPAMVLLPAWMAVVSMLLLRVQLYPVARRPLYRYTFGTAGILLAALASLFVIRFSGIHVTETFGARESLLLALAGAAYFVVNAIAIGGVIALSTPQPTWTAVVGSSRDNAMAALTVSLGALAALAIAHSWLAPLFLVPLLGAVDWGLLQIENLKGDARTDHKTQLLNSRGWHEQTGREMARARRQQGLIAVAVIDLDHFKQVNDTWGHPAGDAVLRAVGTVLRETTRQGDVVGRFGGEEFVLLLPDTDADQAARVAERVRMGVAEMHVAATDKRGQPVLISHRTASIGIASGPGATSDLDDLLRSADAAVYEAKHGGRNQVRVADPAQAHSPAAPEL, encoded by the coding sequence ATGGACTGGCGGCGCCTCGCGGTGCTCATCGCGGCGGGTGCCGCGCATCTGTGGATCTCCCGCCGAACTGAGGAGACGCGCCGCGACGGCGGCACCGGTCCGCACATGGACACCAGCGTCGTGTGGATCCTGCCCGCGATGGTCCTGCTGCCCGCGTGGATGGCCGTGGTGTCGATGCTGCTGCTGCGCGTGCAGCTCTACCCGGTCGCCCGCCGCCCGCTCTACCGATACACCTTCGGCACGGCGGGCATCCTGCTCGCGGCCTTGGCGTCGCTCTTCGTGATCAGATTTTCCGGCATCCACGTCACTGAGACCTTCGGCGCGCGGGAATCGTTGCTTCTCGCTTTGGCGGGTGCCGCGTACTTCGTCGTCAACGCCATCGCCATCGGTGGTGTCATCGCCCTGTCGACCCCGCAGCCGACGTGGACCGCGGTGGTCGGTTCCAGCCGCGACAACGCCATGGCGGCGCTGACGGTCAGTCTCGGTGCCCTGGCCGCGCTGGCCATCGCCCATTCCTGGCTCGCGCCGCTGTTCCTGGTTCCGCTGCTCGGCGCGGTCGACTGGGGCCTGCTGCAGATCGAGAACCTCAAGGGCGACGCCCGCACCGACCACAAGACCCAGCTACTCAACAGCCGAGGCTGGCACGAGCAGACCGGTCGTGAGATGGCCCGCGCCCGCAGGCAACAGGGCCTGATCGCCGTCGCGGTGATCGACCTCGACCACTTCAAGCAGGTCAACGACACCTGGGGACACCCGGCGGGCGACGCCGTGCTGCGCGCGGTGGGCACCGTGCTGCGGGAGACGACCCGCCAGGGCGACGTGGTCGGCCGGTTCGGCGGCGAGGAGTTCGTGCTGCTGCTGCCCGACACCGACGCCGACCAGGCGGCCAGGGTGGCCGAGCGCGTGCGAATGGGCGTCGCCGAGATGCACGTCGCGGCCACCGACAAGCGCGGTCAGCCGGTGCTGATCTCGCACCGCACCGCCTCGATCGGCATCGCGTCGGGCCCGGGGGCCACCTCCGACCTCGACGACCTGCTCCGCTCGGCCGACGCGGCGGTCTACGAGGCCAAGCACGGCGGTCGCAACCAGGTTCGAGTGGCCGACCCCGCCCAAGCCCACTCGCCCGCCGCCCCGGAACTCTAG